From Spirosoma aerolatum, one genomic window encodes:
- a CDS encoding ABC transporter ATP-binding protein, translating into MLTTHALTFAYGSNRQFTFPDLQCGDKQSLLILGKSGTGKTTLLHLLAALLKPVSGSIRIDKTELTELSPAQTASFRAAHLGIVYQKPHFVSALTVEDNLLLANYFADRAPKPARAHRLAGQLGLQEHLTKKTSQLSQGEQQRLSLARALMNEPSIILADEPTSSLDDENCNRVIGLLREQSEQAGSSLIVVTHDARLKTQFMNQVLL; encoded by the coding sequence ATGCTTACGACGCACGCACTCACCTTTGCTTACGGTTCAAACCGACAATTTACGTTTCCAGATCTGCAGTGTGGCGATAAACAGTCCCTGCTCATTCTGGGGAAATCAGGCACCGGAAAAACGACACTACTCCACCTGCTGGCTGCGCTGCTTAAACCGGTCAGTGGCTCTATACGTATCGATAAAACCGAACTTACGGAGCTGAGTCCGGCGCAAACGGCTTCCTTTCGGGCAGCACATCTGGGCATTGTTTACCAGAAACCCCATTTTGTTAGCGCGTTGACGGTAGAAGATAACCTATTGCTGGCCAATTATTTCGCGGATCGTGCTCCCAAGCCAGCCAGGGCGCACCGGCTGGCTGGCCAGTTAGGTCTTCAGGAGCACCTGACCAAAAAAACGAGTCAACTCAGTCAGGGGGAACAGCAGCGGCTAAGTCTGGCCAGAGCACTGATGAACGAACCGTCGATTATTCTGGCCGATGAGCCTACGTCCAGTCTGGATGATGAGAATTGTAACCGGGTCATCGGGCTTCTACGGGAACAATCTGAACAGGCTGGCTCCAGCCTGATTGTGGTGACGCACGATGCCCGATTGAAAACCCAGTTTATGAATCAGGTATTGCTGTAA
- a CDS encoding ABC transporter permease: protein MNLVRISWANLRDKPLSSFLSGLLMTLGITIISLLLLLNDKLEDQFTKNAKGVDMVLGAKGSPLQLILSSIYQIDAPTGNIPLAEAQQLTRNPMVKTAIPLAMGDNYQSFRIVGTNHTYLTHYGATVGQGRLFTKSLEVVVGTRVAQVTGLKIGDQFYGSHGMDAGGDVHKDKSYRVVGLLNPSNSVVDGLILTPIASVWAVHEHGEAQTDEAHADQEAAPAPVPESDGPTDRDPTEKSREITSMLIQFRNPLGMMLARGINSNSKLQAALPAIEINRLFSLLGVGVDTLRYLALAIMVISGISVFVSLYNSLKERKYEMALMLSMGATRTQLFGMLLLEGLALSLIGFLLGVVLSRIGLALFSAGIAQEFHYSLTGFRLLPQEWLLLVAAVGIGLLAAALPAIGVYRMNISQTLAEE, encoded by the coding sequence ATGAATTTAGTTCGCATTAGCTGGGCCAACCTGCGCGATAAGCCGCTTAGCAGTTTTCTAAGTGGCCTGTTGATGACACTGGGTATTACCATCATCTCGTTGTTGTTACTGCTCAATGACAAGTTGGAAGATCAGTTTACTAAAAATGCTAAGGGCGTCGATATGGTGCTGGGCGCCAAGGGCAGCCCGTTGCAACTGATCCTGTCGAGCATCTACCAGATCGATGCGCCGACGGGTAATATTCCGCTGGCCGAAGCCCAGCAGTTAACCCGCAATCCGATGGTCAAAACGGCCATTCCGTTGGCCATGGGCGACAACTACCAGTCTTTTCGCATTGTTGGCACCAATCACACCTACCTAACGCATTATGGGGCAACCGTAGGGCAGGGGAGGCTATTCACTAAATCCCTGGAAGTAGTTGTGGGGACTCGTGTCGCCCAGGTGACGGGGTTAAAAATTGGTGATCAGTTTTACGGTTCGCACGGGATGGATGCTGGAGGTGATGTGCATAAAGACAAATCGTATCGGGTCGTAGGCCTGCTAAACCCCAGCAATTCGGTCGTTGATGGCTTGATTCTTACACCCATTGCCAGCGTCTGGGCCGTTCATGAGCATGGCGAAGCGCAAACCGATGAAGCCCATGCTGACCAGGAAGCCGCACCGGCACCGGTGCCAGAGAGCGACGGCCCGACTGATCGCGACCCGACCGAAAAATCCCGTGAGATTACCAGCATGCTCATTCAGTTTCGCAATCCGCTGGGCATGATGCTGGCGAGGGGTATCAACAGTAACTCCAAATTGCAGGCGGCTTTACCGGCCATTGAGATCAACAGACTCTTCTCATTACTGGGCGTAGGGGTGGATACATTGCGATATCTGGCCCTGGCCATTATGGTGATTTCCGGAATTAGTGTTTTTGTTTCGCTGTATAATTCCTTGAAGGAACGGAAATACGAAATGGCGTTGATGTTGTCGATGGGGGCTACACGGACGCAGTTGTTTGGTATGTTGTTGCTGGAAGGGCTTGCTCTGTCGCTGATCGGGTTTCTACTCGGCGTTGTCCTGAGCCGAATCGGACTGGCACTATTTTCGGCAGGTATTGCCCAGGAATTCCACTATAGTTTAACCGGTTTTCGGTTGTTACCTCAGGAATGGCTATTACTGGTAGCTGCTGTAGGCATTGGTCTGCTGGCGGCTGCGTTGCCTGCCATTGGCGTCTACCGGATGAACATTTCACAAACGCTGGCCGAAGAGTAA